AAAAACAAGGCAAACAGAGTCAAATTGCCTTGTACGGTGTCTCGATGGGCGGCGCAACGGTGATGTATATCAGCGGCGAGAAGCTGCCGCCGCAGGTCAAGAGCATTGTCGAAGATTGCGGCTACATCAGCATTATTGACGAACTTGCTTATCAAGCCAAGTCGATGTTCAATTTGCCAAAATGGCCGCTGGTACCGGCAGTGGCACTGACCGCAACGCTTAAAGCCGGTTACAACCTCTTTGATGCCAGTGCGATCACGGCTTTGCACAAGAATACACGGCCTATTCTTTTTATCCACGGAGCCAAAGACACATTTGTCCCGACTAAAATGGTTTACCAGAATTATCGCGCAGCCACCAAGGCGAAAAAAGCGCTCTGGGTGGTTAAGGGTGCGGCTCATGCGCGGAGTTTTCCGGATCATCCCCAGGTTTACGCCAAACGCGTAGTCGGCTGGTTTAACGCCAACTGGTGAGTGTGCGTTTAATGCTGCGCTTCATTGGCGGCAACGCGGGCGAGAATCGTGTAAATCTTTTGCGCATCGCTTGGTGTGCCGCGAAGTTCGTAGTCGGCTAAAAACGGGGCGTCGAATTCTTTAGCGTAGCGTTTGGCAGTGAGGCAGTATTGTTCATTAAAATTCCGATTGCCCGAACCGATGATGCCTAAGCAATACTCGGCATTTTC
Above is a window of Lacticaseibacillus casei DSM 20011 = JCM 1134 = ATCC 393 DNA encoding:
- a CDS encoding alpha/beta hydrolase; translation: MRKHKKAWLIGLLSVVGVIVVGLIGASLYFYQYAFVPSKKSFLSGKESRIITDGKAWLKSVHKETWTQQAVGDKLKLVADYVPAAKPTTKTVVVAHGYMTNKEYMAPQIKMFHDAGFNVLAPDDRGQGQSEGNYIGYGWPDRLDYLKWINQIIKKQGKQSQIALYGVSMGGATVMYISGEKLPPQVKSIVEDCGYISIIDELAYQAKSMFNLPKWPLVPAVALTATLKAGYNLFDASAITALHKNTRPILFIHGAKDTFVPTKMVYQNYRAATKAKKALWVVKGAAHARSFPDHPQVYAKRVVGWFNANW